The following are encoded in a window of candidate division TA06 bacterium genomic DNA:
- a CDS encoding nucleotidyl transferase AbiEii/AbiGii toxin family protein — MIEEKFIDLFAHSSKLRDKMVAERDVVLTYALQLLSMSGLLRALAFKGGTCIRKIILGTSGRFSMDLDFTALKGRQPDDFVLEMMEVLNCEFHGITFRLEEGWRITQGGRSFTVTPEYSHGWNAKGAFDLQVSMREQPTLPVRSVPQIEQKYHKHLEFQPDTIPCLEVHEVIAEKVRSLYQRARVRDFFDLYLFGKRPFNKPLVRALVVLKLWQVRDVFEPDSFLERMDSGRYDWQDLSRLVAADFRVDERTILEACIKGFSFLKKLSPEEALIAKDSKAHRQKAARDELVAWCQTLRSNLKN; from the coding sequence GTGATAGAGGAGAAGTTCATAGACCTCTTTGCTCATTCCAGCAAGCTAAGAGACAAGATGGTTGCAGAACGTGATGTGGTTCTTACCTATGCCCTCCAGTTGCTGTCTATGTCTGGCCTTCTAAGAGCCTTGGCTTTCAAAGGTGGCACTTGTATCCGAAAGATCATACTAGGAACCTCTGGTAGGTTCTCAATGGATCTTGATTTCACTGCCCTGAAGGGAAGGCAGCCTGACGATTTTGTGCTTGAAATGATGGAAGTTCTGAATTGCGAGTTCCATGGCATAACCTTCCGCCTTGAAGAAGGATGGCGCATTACACAGGGAGGGCGGTCGTTCACCGTTACCCCTGAATATTCCCATGGTTGGAATGCTAAAGGAGCATTTGATCTACAAGTGAGTATGAGGGAGCAGCCGACCCTGCCGGTTAGATCAGTGCCGCAGATTGAACAGAAGTACCACAAGCATCTGGAATTTCAGCCTGATACTATTCCATGCCTTGAGGTGCATGAGGTAATAGCCGAGAAAGTCCGTTCACTGTACCAGCGCGCACGCGTGCGAGACTTCTTTGACCTGTACCTATTCGGTAAGAGGCCTTTCAACAAACCTCTTGTGCGTGCCCTGGTTGTGCTGAAGCTCTGGCAGGTCCGGGATGTGTTTGAACCCGATTCGTTCCTTGAAAGAATGGATAGTGGAAGATATGACTGGCAGGATCTCTCACGGCTTGTCGCTGCCGATTTTCGTGTTGACGAACGGACAATCTTGGAAGCGTGCATCAAGGGCTTCTCATTCTTGAAGAAGCTCTCTCCAGAAGAAGCACTTATTGCCAAAGATTCCAAAGCGCATCGACAAAAAGCCGCACGCGATGAACTTGTGGCATGGTGTCAGACATTGCGGTCAAACCTTAAGAATTAA